The sequence ACTTGAGTTAAAAGAATGAGCTGAATCGGTGCTCCCTGCACAGTGGTTTTAAACGGGACTACCATATTGCAGTATAGTGGTGAGTTATCAAACATCAAGTTGGATAAAACATGGCCAGAGTATGGCCATTGCATTGTGGGTGGGGTGACAGATCAATTAGTCTAAAAGTTGGGTGTGCTCTTCTAGGGAGAGGGGATGTGCTCCATTACTAACCCCCCTGCAGCTGAGTCTCTGTGAGGTCCCAAGGGGCCCGAGATGGGGGGACAGTCAGGGGCCCATCAAGGGCCTCCTCCTCAGGGCCTGCCGTGTCCAGGAGCAGCTCTGGAATGTGTCTGGGCTctggagggtgggggggggggagagagagagagtcacaatGAGGCCCTTTATGCTCTGGCCATAAAGCAGTGAGGCCAGGAGGACCAACACAGAATACATAATCAGCTGCCCTTCATCCATTGTGCCGGGCCAGTGAGGCCACTCTGGAGGCCAGTCACACATTCATTAAAACACAGCCATTTGAAAACAGACATAACTGATTTAGTAGTATGTGTTGTTGTTACAGTGATTTATAGATAACCTGTGTAAATGTATGGAAAGAGTAATTCCTGATTAAGGCCACCTTAAACTGATATGCATTACTAGCAGTCATTCTAAATGGGATTCACCAGTAAAAGTATGAGAATGAAGGCAACATATGGGGTTAGGAGGGGCATTTGGTATGGGCAGACATATGGCATACTATATGGCCCGTACCCTCTGTTGGTTGGCACTGATTCAGCACTCAGATTTTAAGATGCTTCTCATAGGTGAAAACATGCCTGGATTTGCAAACACTCCCAAATCTAATATGGATCAGTCAATCTGCAACATCAGATGCAGAAAACCTTGGATGCATCATTTATAATGAAATATGTGAATATTTCAATGCCACTGGTCAACAACACAAGCAAATATCCCAACACCATTCCTGCAGTGCTGAAGGTGCTGCTGCCCCCCCGCCCGCCCCTGCCCTTCCCAAGGTATGATTCCAGTATTACAGCATTACAGTGGGGAAACGCACAGGTGCTGTATGTTTAGGAAGCAAAGCATGCTGGGAGCACAGAGGGCTGTGTCATCTCTGCCTGGCGTCCTATAGAGAAGGCTTCTGCCATCTCAGATATCTCCAAGCCACAGCAGATATTAATAGACTGACTCCAGCATGGCGAACAGCTGCCCACGAATTAAGGTGACATTTTAATCATAATGCCGTTCAATGGTTACGGTCAACAGAGATTATATAGTGGAATGTAATAATACGACTGGAAACAGACACATCAATCATAATTCAGCTTGGTGTTATAGTGCTTTGTATTTTTCACGGTAGAATGGAAAGGTTGACTGGTTATGAAGTAAATCCCACTATTTAAGGACGGGGGACgatgtacaataaaatgtacgtaGTAGCACATAGTCAACATAATGTGAATTGAAGTACATTAGAGTCATCAGTAGTGAAAAGTATTATGTAAACTAAACCCCATATTgaagaaagagagatggatgagTCATTTTGGTCCAATTTCAAGTACATATTAAAACAGAACACACCCCCAGCACAATATCCCAGGAATATACCCTGCACCTGTTGTGTCATCTGCTGCTTCTCAAAAAGCAAGACGGACACCAACACAAGATAACAAAACTGATCTGGGATTAAGAGTACCTGGCAAAGGCTCTGTGAGATCTTCAATGGTTATCTTCTCAGGCTGAGGGGAAGACTCTGACTCTGAACTGGAGAAGATGATTTGCTGTACCTGTGGTGGACTACAGACAAACAAACAACTGTACCACTGAACTGAATCAATCGTAATATATTGTTATAATGCCCTTCATGTGGTGAACCCTGGTGCTACCTGCATTGGCCTCGTGCGGTGCTCCTGAGCTGAGGGctgagaggtggggagagattgGAGGTAAAATCCCCTGCGCACGCCACCTCTCCGTGgagcagggggaggggggagagctgCCTCTCAGGAGACAGCACAGGAAACGCCACAGACGATACCTCAGCCTctgagaatgagaggaggagcAACTGTTAGTTACAAAATGCAGCAAACGACAGAAGATACAGCTTCAGCACTGTCATATGGGGTTTCAAAACGCTTAAAATGGTAGGGCTTAAAGTGGGAAAAAAGATGGAGATGACAAGATGTCGACTAAAACTCAGTATATGTTATGGACTGACTCAATGAATCACAAGTTATGAATGGGATATAAAATACTAACTATACACCAAGACAAGCATTGTTTTGAGCAATGACAATGAATTATTTCCAAAACACATTTTACAGTTTTGGCAGTAAAGCGCTTGGGACATTAAATCCGTTTGAAGTGAAACAACCCACTAAAACAGATTGCACGCTCCTACCTTCCACAGGCTCTGTGTGAAGCTGCctcctggagagggagaggggtgtggAAGACAGGCGTCTAGGGGGAGAGGAGCTGCCTTCCTGGGGGCGTCTGTCTCCTGAAAACCGGGCCTCACTGAAGTCCAGGGACTGGATGTCCCTTCCACTCCCTGGACCAGGGTACTGATGCTGGGCCTGGTCTTCAGCGAAGGTCACTCTGGGCTGGGGAGAGGTGGGGACTCTAGTACGCTGGGGAGGGGGTTGTCGTTGAGGGGAGAGAGGTCTGTGTGAGACCTGTGGATGCTGGGGTGAGTGGGGGCGAGGGTGGGGGGTGACTTGTTGTCTTTGGGGCGAGCGAGGGCGTTGGTGAGAGATATGTTGCCTCTGAGGTGAGTGAGGGCGGGGTGATACCGGTGCTCGTTGGGTTGAGAGACATCGCGGGGGCAGCATGTGAGACACCGCCCTCTGCTGGTAGTTCCTGTAAGCTTCCTCCAGCGTCTCCGCCTCCTTCTCCAGCTCTCTGATCCTGGCCTTGGCCCCGGCCACCAGCTCAGCGTCAGAGTCTAGGGAGCTGCTCCGCCCCCAGCGAGGCCTGCGCCCTCGAGAGGGCATCACACCTGCTTCACACACATCATCATAACCCGCTGCCCAGGCTCTCAGGACACCTCTGTCCACATAGATATCAGGGGGCACTAGTTTATCAGGACTGAGCTCCAGCACTGAGCGGTCCACTAGGGAGGGCTTAGGGTTACGCAGGACCTCGTTTTCTAGAGCTGCCCACCGCAATCACACAGAACCAAGAGATGAAAGGGGGAAAATAaatggggagagacagaggagaagatGAGGGCAAAGACAAAATACCAACCACCATAAGGAGATAAGATGGAGAAAGTgatttgtaaactaagtctaagGGTGCTTGTCAATATCATGAAGTGGATTCCTCTCCTGGTCTCCATTCCTTCATCTGTACTGATCTGAGAACAGCGATTAAGCGAAAGTAGTGTGTCGAAAGCCTACTGTAGGACTTGCTTTCACCTGTTCAACTTTTGAAGATCAGAGCAGATGAAGGAACAGGAATGAAGAGAGTCAGGACAGGCCGCTACTGAGATGCAGACTACTGCACAAGCTAAGCTACAAAGGCTAGGCTTCATGAAAAATACATAGTTGTGTAGCAGAGCTAGATCCAGAAACTACAATATGCACACATGATTCAGGGTGACTAGCCatgtcaaaaaaaataaaaaacacgcCACAAGGACCATGTACCTAGTTGTGTTTGTCGGAGCTGCATCTTGATGTCTTCTGCATGGGTGGTCATCCACTGAGTCCTCTCCTCACATTCTATGAGCTGGGCCTTCAACTGGGCAGAGCGCTCCACCTGGtatacacagacacagtcaacAAGAGGTTAATACAGACAGAGAACACCTCCAACAGGTGGACACAGCCAACAAGaggttacagacagagaagaAGACCCTGCAACAGGTGCAAGATGACATGCAGGCTCCCAATTAGACCGAAACCCAGATGTAAGGCCTAACTATAACCATGAAGAACTAAACGTCAGGCCAGTTGTGTGTTAAAGAGAAGAAGACGCTCTACTCTCCACATTGTTTCCCACACTATCAGAGAAGCATTGTGTCACTGACCTCATTATGGAGCTGGGCCTGCAGCACCTGTCTGTGGCTGTCAAACTCCTCCTCCGACAGCCTCCTGGCACTCTCCAGCCTCCTCAGCTCCGTCTGTAACGCCAGCTGCTCCACCGACGGCCTGCCCAGATCTACGGGGAGACAATCGGATAGGAGAGTCACAACATCCCGGCTAACAGCTTACACATTAGAGCACTCATTGTACAGTATATCCAATTACCAATCTTTAACTTTTCAACTATGGACAAGTAATAATGGGCTTAGGTTGAGTATTTTTCTTAAAAGCATTGTGACAATGCCCCAGAAATGTCAAGGGAGGTTTTGTGGCAAAAACTTTCATGTCAGGTGAAAATCAGAAGTTATGTGATACGCTCCAGTTAATCTcctcagctagctacagtacattgGTTTGGCTGAGATGGTGCTGGGAGGTTGACATTATCGAGCACATGGTACTAGCCTAACTCTGTGGTTAATGAAGCCTACTGTtagtaagaaagagagaggaggggaggggggggggggaaagagaGCGGCCCATTGGTCCCCCGTCCACCCTTCTCCTCTGACAGGAAGAGCATTGTGTCCCTCAGAGAGGGATGAAGCATGggccctctgtccctcctcccctccgTCGCTTGGCCCCATCCACCCCCACATCCCCCCTGCTTTCACTTCACAGAGCCGTCTGTAAAGCCACAAACACTGCAGAGAGGCCCCGCATTGACAGTCATCTAGAGCACATCCAAAAAGACTTTGCCACAGTGCCAAGACCAGTTGGGCAGAGTAGACTGAATAGTTCCCACTACAGTGTCTATACAGACTCCACACAGCCAAAAACGACATACTGTATCCTCTCTGGGTTGGAAAAGAATTTCATGCATTATTTGTATATTTCTCAACACATTCCATTTGACCAGAAAATAGAGAGCATCTCTAAACTATGTAACCTCTGAACTAGCGAAAGTGATAAAACAAACGTTTCCCACTTAGAGAAAAGGACTAGTCAGAGAGAGATGCTAGAGGGTAAAATGGAAGCAAAAAGGAAAGGAAAATGTCACTGGTTCCCCACACGCCCAGACTGAGCCCACCTATGCAAAACTGAAAGAAGAAGGCAGTAGCCTATCTCATCTGGTAAGGCCATCGTTCCTCACCTGCCCGTAGGCGCTGGTTCTCCTCCTGAGCTTCCTCCAGCTGTTTCTTCAGCAGCCTGAACTGGGCCTGCTGCTCCACCCTCTCTCGCCTCAGGGTGGGGTAGTCATTCATggtctccagcctctctctcagCAGCTCATTCTGctgcgttagcagagagaactgAGACTGGGACGTGTCCAGCTCCATCTAAATGACAGAGAGTAGCATGCATACAGTAAGGGCCAAATCAGTATGTGAAAATGTTATGTCTGTGGATCTCATGTTATGTCTCAGTTGTACACATGAACTTAGTCAGCTTAAAACTGTGAACCATCTGATGACAATCTGTCTAAGGACAATCCTACAAAGCAGGGCCACTCTCTGCATTACAGTATCATTGGTTGCCAAGTTTACCTGCAATTGTCTCAACTCCGCACAAGCTCTGCGGTGTTCCTCTAGCTTGGCATCGATTGCAGCCGACTCCTTCTGCATACGAATAGTCTCCACTGAGAGAAAAGGAATGGGCGATGATAAGACATTCGTATAAAATGATACAAAGCACAACCGTTAATACATTGTTTATAATGAAGGCCTACAGGAAAAACACAGACCTTTGGTTCTTTTCTCATTCTCTGTGAGTGTTTCGGTCCTTTTGATGTACTCTTCATTCAACTCAAGCTGATATCTGATAGAGAGAAATACCAAATAATCACTAAGGTTATTTATACGAGGAAAGCATTGACATAAACAACATGGAATAATGACTGACAGTAACATAAATGCCATAGGCCTACATGTT is a genomic window of Coregonus clupeaformis isolate EN_2021a chromosome 4, ASM2061545v1, whole genome shotgun sequence containing:
- the ofd1 gene encoding oral-facial-digital syndrome 1 protein homolog, with the protein product MSVAKEEALSPDELRKRLYQTFKNRGVLDTLKTQLRNQLIHELKHPILSGETVPRPVPMKSDSVLVTASNSLVVDHLRNSGYEYTLSVFYPECGMGKDKIFTSRDLLQLMKISPPSPLYKSLASSTQKDNKGFLMSLLIELTDHHLHGERCDAETQTTTMPAYRESLVDKMKMIDEEYEALRYKGDKWVSYESKLAAYRKEVEAQVQAEMNAKLQHYKDVEIAKVKMEEKDKSRKEILQLRQDMERTYKMKSEALINREKNAIDRLQKQQEIEEKDVYMQRQAVLKEIETVRNREAELRLRMEAFEKTCKIQEDKTKTMEDLLRRREFAVKMTEDTYDQKLKNELSRYQLELNEEYIKRTETLTENEKRTKVETIRMQKESAAIDAKLEEHRRACAELRQLQMELDTSQSQFSLLTQQNELLRERLETMNDYPTLRRERVEQQAQFRLLKKQLEEAQEENQRLRADLGRPSVEQLALQTELRRLESARRLSEEEFDSHRQVLQAQLHNEVERSAQLKAQLIECEERTQWMTTHAEDIKMQLRQTQLALENEVLRNPKPSLVDRSVLELSPDKLVPPDIYVDRGVLRAWAAGYDDVCEAGVMPSRGRRPRWGRSSSLDSDAELVAGAKARIRELEKEAETLEEAYRNYQQRAVSHMLPPRCLSTQRAPVSPRPHSPQRQHISHQRPRSPQRQQVTPHPRPHSPQHPQVSHRPLSPQRQPPPQRTRVPTSPQPRVTFAEDQAQHQYPGPGSGRDIQSLDFSEARFSGDRRPQEGSSSPPRRLSSTPLSLSRRQLHTEPVEEAEVSSVAFPVLSPERQLSPLPLLHGEVACAGDFTSNLSPPLSPQLRSTARGQCSPPQVQQIIFSSSESESSPQPEKITIEDLTEPLPEPRHIPELLLDTAGPEEEALDGPLTVPPSRAPWDLTETQLQGEVQQTLDEPARQEEEEEELRWERERREREDKRRREKEEAQERELRELERLEQERLLEEVQQYEEVGEDEERGGQEEPKEAEEPQEEKAPSSDKDPLQKYMKMIMEQRRSQHVQSPAGREEPEHRSPEAKSLSDEKDDSVAFSHEDADEFW